The Rhizoctonia solani chromosome 1, complete sequence sequence GACGGTAGAGTAATTTAAAGGGGTGAGGTTGTGGCCTACCCGAAAACAAGTCTGGATTGCGATCACGGATGGCGAGGGTACGGGTCATATACGCGAGTTCAGAAGGACCACCGAACCAAGTCCGGGTGGCTTTGAGAAGCGCCCGCCAGAGTGTCATATCTTGGTCGATGAGCTGGCGCCATGCGCGTGACACTCGAGCGGCAGCAAACAAGGCAGAGGGCGGAAGATGCGACAAAATCTGGGCAGTAAGCTCAGGAGGGAGCAATGTAAGAAAGTCTCGCGCTAATGCTGGGGTTAAAACGGAATGAACGTTGCGCAAAACTGGCAAGGTCGACTGGCGAAGCAATTGCAGCAAAACGTGTGATTGCAAATTTGGAGGAAGGCCCGAAAAGTGGGATATAAGCTGAGGAAGAGCGAGGAGAGTGGTGAGAGTGAGGTCAGGCTGTATGGGTGGGGTCGGGGTTGGTGGGGCAAGTTGGATGGGAGTGGACGAAGGGGAGCCCGATGGCGAGGGGAGAGGAGAGGGTGGGGCAACGAGGGACTGAGTTGTGGGAGGAATAGGGATTGTGCTTGCGCGTGCCTTCTTGCGTGGAGGGGGAGAGTTGATGAGACCCATGACAGAAAGATCGGGCATAGATGGTGCTTGTGATACAGTCTGATGGGCCATCTCGACGCCTTCCATATCATTGTCGCCTTCGTAGACGCGCTTTTGGCGACCCAATTGGTAACGGTCGACGGCTTCGGCGAGGTGAATTACATCTTCCCTGgccttgcccttgcctttGGCCAGAGGTACCCTATCTGCGGGACGCAAGAGTTCCCACCCTTGACCTCCGACACGCTCCTCGTCATACGTACCTTGCCGTATGCTCCGTTTTGCCTCGACATCTGGCTCGAACGATGGATCTTTGAAGATGGCCCGTGCGCCATTAGGGAAAGTCAGAGGAAACTGACGCAAATGCGAGGGCACAGGTGCATTCAGCAGGGGATAGAGCTTTGGATCCTTGGGTGATGATGGGGCTGGGGGAAGCGCCGGGAGAGAGATTGGCTGGTAAGTAGTAGTGGTTGTGGTAGTGGTCGTCACCCTGGCCACATGGTCAACGAGGGTCCAACTGCGAACATCCGTATTTACTTACACCGTCGTATGACGAGCAGGCGCAAGAACAAGCTGCGGCTGGGGCGGGGGACTTCGCATGTCGGGGTCGTCCAATGACTAGTAGTCTGCCCTCAGTATCGAAACAGGGGCTATTTCTCACAAATTGTGGGAATTATTTCCTTACCTCAGGAGTAGCACTTATCGCAATCCGCGCGAGCTGTGCACTAAGAGCGGGAGTGGTTTCGTCCTGCAGTGTGAATATTCAGAGGGGATGTGGCCGGCAAGAGCACAGGAGCAGACGTGGTGTGCAAGTTCACGTTGGTCTGATCCAAGTCACACCCCTCGGATACCCCTCTTTGTCTGATTACACATCCACACCCTTTATGCGATTAATATATTATTCCCCCGGCTTCTCTCACACACCCGACTTCAACCCAATAATGTGATCCTTCGTTCAGAGCAATACGCCCAATTATAATATCCTTTAATAGTGACCTCAGCCCTCTTACTCCTGGCAGCGCCTAGCCTTGGTTATGGGGCGTAATCAAATCGGCCCCCAGCTTGCGTGTCTTGTAACCTCGTTTCGGCTTGTCCTGGCGCCTCTTTACTGGAAGGTACAGAACAATCATATTATACAAATATATCATACCCAAAGCCTCAAACCGTGCTCAAACAAGTCGATCCTGATCAACAAATAATTAAATTATCcgtgagtcacgtgatagTTATCATACTTCCACATTACATCTTGGATATAGCGTTTCACCAGACGGACTCTGGCATACATAGGATCGTGTGTTCCATGTTGGGTCACTTCATCTATTATTAGCTCACTATCGCTCCCACTAATATATTCCTCTGGGACTCACCGCAAGTAATGATCCTCTGGCCCATAGACCGGACAACACCCGGACATGTAACACAAGGCCCATTGTTCCATTTTTTTTATTAATCCGGGCAATAAATCACGCAGTGCATCAATTTTACCAGAAAAACACTCGGCTAACACTATTCTTTTTAGTTTCGGTATAATCCCGCAGTTCTAAAGACCGGTCAGCGGGTTCGGTTGAAAGTACAGTACAGGCCATGTGCTTCGAGCTTTGAGCGCATCGCATACACCAAATCAACAGAATCTAGATGGAAAAAAAACTGGTTCACCCAACCGACAGAAGCGCTATATATGTTGGTAAGACAAGTCAACGACCAATGCATTAGCGAGGATAACTGGTATCCATATATGCAAAAAATCAAAAGAGGCCTATTCACTATCCCCCGCCCCAAAGAAGTTTGACCAACATACTAGTCGCAGACGACCAACCCAACTTCTTCAAGAAACCTTTCCATAAAAGCGGTGGCATAGTCTGTCCACAAATCGGCACATATCGAGCATAGGCCTTCACAGCTAAACTCCATTGCCTCATGCATATCCCTGAGAGGATCATACGTATCTTCCTCCACCATAAACCCAGAATTCTCTAGATCTTCTAATGTGGTCCGCCTCCAACAATCGTCCTCCTCTACCCACCACTCGGCAGCACACTTGTCCTTCATAAATCGAGCAACGAGCTTCCTCCATCTTGGGATAATTTTACATTTAAGCTTTTGTATCGCTTTTAGGTGATTCGAGAAAGGTTTGACAATCAGTTCGTTATCGGCCGCCCATCTAATTTTTGTCTCTGAGCGGACCGATAATTCGTATATTGCCCAAGGTATTATCCTTGGCATATCGATGAGTCTGGCCGCACGCAAAACAGAAGGTATCATAGAGGCGTCTTCATAACTCGTTTCTGCCATCCAGAAGTCTCTTTCGCTGGCTCCAGAGGGTAAAGAGGTAAGTAGATGAGCCCGACAGCGCTCTATGATGTGCGAAGCTTCGTATTTGTGTCCAAGCAGCGAGAGACGAACGCATTCTTTAGTATATGCAAGGTCAACCCTATCAGTCAAACTCAGCATTAAAACCAAATGGTGGTTGTTTGGATGGATGACTTACGGATACTCGTATATGATATCTAGAAATAGTGCAAATGTTTCATGATCTTCATTCAATACAATCGCTCTATCGTTCGATTCTTCGCTCAACCAATGTTCACCCCGTAAAAAATTCAGTTCAAGCATGTCTTCAAAAAATTTAGAATTCTGGCAAAGTTTTTCTACCACAACTTAAGCACACATCACGCATGCTATCATTTCGGCTTGCCTTGATGAACCCGGAACAGAACGCCATTAACCTCAAGTATGAAATCTCCTGTTTGGTAGTAATGAACTGGATGAAGGCTATTCTCATTAAGCTTGGCGGGTTTCTCGTCCATGTTCGAGCGCAGAGATCAACCTCCAATCTATCTGCTTAGGATGGTGTGGCACAACGGTGGCTATGATAAGACGTAATCAGATGCGACATCACATGACAGGCACCAGAACACTCATGCTCGCCAGGATGATCCACAAACACCGACCACTCTTGTCATGGTCAGTAGCAAAATTTCTGTTTAACTGCGATTAATTACATTATTTAGCCACCACGCGCAGCTGCCCCCACAACACTCGTCCTACGAGTCAAATCCCACAGGACGAGCGTATTTGTGACTGTCCCCTCCACCGCGACTGTTGTGGCGCTCAAGGAGCTTGTGCAGAAGGCGCTAAATGCCCATCAAGAAGCGGAATCGGAAAGGGGACTCCCGCTCCCAATCGAAGACTCCGATGATTTTATTCTCGCGCTCAGGCGGCCGGCAGGAGTAAACAAGCGGCCTGGTTTTATAGACATACCTGAAGACGATACATCGATTTCACTCCTAGAGCTGGATGTGAAGAACTGGGACGCTGTTTACATCAGGTGGCGCGTAGATGGGGGTAAGTCAAGAGGGAATTGAATGAGTTGGCAATTAATTCTCCGAAATAGTCTACAGACCCGTAGAGGTAACCTTACCGAGCCTACTGGATCCAACGACTGAGGACGATGATGTCGCAGAGGAACAGGAAAGCGAGGCAGAAGCACCTACACGGTCCAAGGATAAAGGCAAAGGAAAGGCATGAAAAAGTTCGATGTAGAATGATTCTTGTTAGTCGACTTTAATGTAGAAACGAACGGTTCGTATGTCATAATACGATTTTAAGTGAAAATGGGGGTACAAAGCAGACTAGTTTGGCTAGCTCATTTGTCGGCTCGCGACGTGTACCATGAACTGTTTGTAGCAAATTCCTCGGGTGCTTTGGTGTTGACCTGAATTATGGGAAGTGATCGTCGTATTAGGTATATAACAACGAAACCAACAGGATTATATCATACCGATTGCCCTCGTAGGCGTCCCGTTAACCTCCTATCGCGCTCCATCATCATTTCCTCCCAAGTGTCCAGGCCATAGCGAGGCGACTAGATAACAAGTTAGGGACGATAGGAAATAGAGACCTTTGAGTTAAATAGAGTTGATTTATTCCAAAACTCTCACCTTTCCATCATTAGCAAGCCTTGCAGAGGTATTAAACAGTGTCCCTGTGGCCGCAAACATAGTTGTGAGCAACACTAGAGCCAGCAAATCAGATTGGTGTAATTATATAACTATCAGAACGATTCTTGTGTGCTCTCAAATAGAGCTGATTTACTCACCAAAAGGAATTGTTGCCTCCCAAGGTACTGGCATCTCTATGGTTGTATGCTTCAATTTCTAGCCCGGTGGTTCAATTTCGGTCACCTGCGGTGGGACAAAGCTCGGGTCTTCCGGGGTCCTAAGTCCCGTGAAGGGGCGATCCCGAGTCCCCGGAGACCGCTGAACTAATCTCGAGCATGTCCACCACCGTGCCTACAGTTAACCCAAGTCTGGTACCACTGCCTCCAACACCTGAGTCTGAAAATCAACTAAGTAAACGATGCTTCTGATAGTCTACCGAGAACTGAAGCGGAGAGTGGCATATCAACTGCCCTAATCAGACTACCTCCTCCCGAATTAGTTTTATGTGTTTTTATTCATGGGTTCAAAGGGACTGAATCTACATTTGGTGCTTTCCCTGCGAGAGTAGGCCATCTCGTCGAGCAAGTTTTGAAAGTTGGAAGGGGCTTCGGAGAGAACCTAGACGATGATCCAGTAGTAGAGCCTGAGCCCACCACACTTCGTCCAGGGAATGTCACGGTGGAATGTGTGGTGTTCCCCTCGTATGAAGTAAGCCCGGTTCTATATAACCAAATGAAATTTGCTCCCGGTTGAGACATTTGAGTCGTAGACTAAAGGAGAGCTTGTACGTCCCAGGCTACAGCTTCGGTGTTACGTATTTATTCTGATTATATACCAAGCAAGAGGCGGTCGAGCGATTTGTAGACTGGCTCACAGCTCTGACGGTCCAGAAAGAAGTGGCACATCACTTGAAAGGTGGCTCTGGGAAAGCCAAAATCATCCTATGTGGGCATAGGTAGGTAGGCCAAATCCAACTTGGCGTTCTAAACTATATTAATACTATTTGGTACATTTAGTATGGGCGGACTTATAGCTGCCGAAGCACTGCTTTCAATTGCTCGATCGAGACCTGATAAAGATACACCTTTGTGGCCATGGATCGTTGGGATCATCGCTTTTGACACACCAGTAAGCTGCCATAGAATCTAAGAAGTCCTGTTCAGTTTTGACCCTCTTGTAACTATTCTAGTATTATGGGCTCCATCCTTCCGTTTTCAGTAACAGCGCTAGCAAGGCGGCAGACTATGTATCTGCTGCTCAGCAAGCCTTCTCCGCATTCAATTCATTCAGGCCCACCTCCCCAAAGCCTACGTCTCAACCCACACGGGCGGCGATAATGGCACCGCCCACTGTAGCTCAACATAGTAGATCAGTATCTCCGTGGGCCACATGGGCTCCAGCAGTAGGCGGCGCAATTATTGCTGCAGGGACCGCCTACTGGAAACGGAACGAGGTAGCACAATATGGTGCCCAGGTTGTTGGGGTTGGAACCTGGCTACGGGACCATATGCAATATATTGGGAATCTTTGGGATGAACAAGCGTCGAAACGACGAGTGGATGCGATTATGGAACTAGTCGAGGACGGTGGAATTGCATTCCACAAGTAAGATTGTGCACAATCCTAAGTCTAACTCTTCATACTAACCGGGTGGTTCGGTAGCTACTATACGGTGATCCCGCCAAGCAGAAAGTATCCTAGCGAGCGTACGTTCATTATCTTACCACCCAAAGGATCACTCGTTGCCCAGAAGAAAGTGTTTATTCCTGCCCACAATGCACTCGCCGCAGATGAAATTGCAGCTCATATAGGGATGTTTGAGGCCCAAACGAACGACGGGTATTACTCACTAGGGCTTCGAGCTGCCGAAAGTGTGTGTGGGTCTGTCGCTGTTGGTCGAGAGATGGGTGCGAAATGGGATAATTTGATTGGCGCTGGGGGTACCGCGGCCAAGCAAGCTATGCACCAAGAGGAAGAGCGTATAGGGGTGAAGAGGGAAGAGGAAGTGCAAAAGTTGGATAGAGGTCAGGTACCGCCTATAGAACCCATACCGCGCGACGGAGAAGGAGGTGTTGCAAACGAGGCGCTGAGGAAAGTGGCTGATAGTCCTCCGACACAACAGGACCCTCAGCTGGGTTAGGAGAAATGAGTCTGTATACCATGATACGATGCAATAATACACTATTTAATTCAAGTATTTTAAAGATAATTTCATGGCATATGCATCCTCTCCGTCCGCATCTATCCATCGATTAGAGATAAAGGCTCGCTTGATAGCCTATAATACTCACAGTATTTTTCTTCCACGCCCGCAACTTCGAAACCCAGAGTGTCGCGATAGAGGCCGATCGCGGCTCGGTTGGATTTGCGGACATGAAGCGAGACGTGCTTGGCACGATAAACGGTGGCCATTGCCTCCTCTGCATGACGTTTGAGGCAAACTCTAATCAATAGCTAGCTAGCAACAAACTTACGGGATTGGATCATAAGTTTCTTTGCAAGCCCTAGCCTCCTGTATGTCCTGAGTACGGAGATGGAAGTGACATGTCCATGAGGCTCTTCGCCTTCTTTTCGATCCTCCTCCCTGTACCACCAATAATATCAGATGCGTAGGGAAATTTCGGCAGGGTGTCTTACATTTTGGCCATAATGTACCCAACAATGCGGCCCTTGTGGTCTTCTGCgacgtaggatagctgcggCCATGTCATGGCGTGATACATATCTGTAGCAGTTCCCTGTTTGATCGACCACAGGGGTCAAGATACAGTCGTGTTTACATACAATATTTCATCTGGTAGTTCTCGGGAAGATTTTGCAAGTTACATGCTTGCATTCCGGGCAAATCCTCTGGCTACGATATGTTAGGTTTTTCACCAACATTAATAGATACATAATTACCGTGGCTCTTCGGATATTCATGCTGAGCTCGAGGATAGGGTAACAGACGCGCAATGAAGTCGACTACAAATCCGGTCAATTACAATTGGATATGGGCTGTTACCCACCGCCGATCAACTTGCACGAACGAATTTCCATTTCATCCACAAGCAAATGATgtcaaccaccaccaccataCGTTTTGTCCGGTCGCTCGCCCCGTGTCTAGCCAGCCCTCGGGGACCCTCCGCCTCATTTCAAGGGACTCGGTTTTTACATACAACAACTCTAAGACGAAACAGTGCCCTAACAAATATTCTGGGCGATGGTCCTGCTCCGGCTGTGCAGGTAAAGAGTGCAGGAGAGACGGGGATTGAACTGGCCGATGGTAGGTAAACTTAAACCCTGGCCATTTCTGATCACCTCAAACTCAACTCATCCATTAGGTCTGATACTTCCGGGCGCATGCATCTTTCTCGCTGGTCGGGTGTTTTTATGGGATGTCCCGACACCAAATGACCGATGGAGCAACTGGAAACTCGAACATTTTGAGATATTCGACGTGATAGTCCCTAAGCCAGGTATGCTTTCAGTTGGTAACGAGCAAAACACCTATTGATGTGGACTTATTTTAGAATTACTACTACTGGGCACAGGCAAGTCGGCCATGCTGCTTCCACCGAAATTCCGAGAATACCTGAGCAAGGCAGGCGTGCAAATTGATACTATGGATACGGTAAGTGACGCGTGCGGTTTGCTCGCGTAATGTGATTATCACTCATATATGGCTAGCGAAATGCTTGTTCGACATATAATCTCCTCGCGGAAGAGGGTCGCCGAGTGGCTGCCGCTCTATTGCCGATTCACCCTCGTTCATGGGAAAGAAAATAGTCTATTGATTTTTTTGCAGTGAAATACAGTAGCGTTGACGAATGCGTCTCAAACCCTACAGTGAATAAATCGTTGTTGAAGTTGTGGTATGCTTTTAACCCCGACTAGTGTGACTAATGGCCGCCGCCATTTCTTCGATTTATAGGTGCCAGTTTTATCTCAATGAATTTATTGGCTCTGACTATGGTTAGCTTTCTGTCCGGCATAAGAAGTTTACGCTGTATTTGAGTttagcgcatacatccgCTTTCCATTTCATTTATGTGCTAGTATCAGGAACACCAGATCCAACCACTGCTAATTCCGTAGGCGGATCCAGTGGAGCACGTGTTCAGCACACGAACCCACCCTGAGAGAGCCCACCATCTTCTATACACCAATGTTGTTTGTTAGACTCAAGTAACCGGACCATAGCGTGGGAGAGATGGCTGGCCTGCAAGAATGCCAATGTGCtggccatgttgaccatcgACTTTTGATACTAACAGTAGTTCCTAAACAAATCAAAGTAAAGTTTGAGTGAACGCCCGCCAATGCGATGGTTCTACCGCTGTTTGACCCCCAGTCTTGTCGCTCAGTTTGTATGCGCCTCGTGGGCCGGATACTAGACACAGCCGCGTCATCTTTGTTTACACTCAATATCACGTGGAATGTCAGATGACGTGAGACGTGAGTGTTATAAGCAGCGTTGTTCTACAGTCTACGCTGCAGCTTTCCACCACCGACTGCTATGATTTCCACCGTACTCTGTTCTCTCCTTATTGCCGGCCTCGCCGGTGCTACTCCGGTCAAGCGTGACCCTCCCGGTGTCCACCGCATGAAGCTCCGAAGCTGGCTCACCCCGCAAGCTTTGACCCCGGTCTCCAGGCTGTTGCCCTCGGCCAGAAGTACGGCGCACAGACACCTCTTACCACCACTGAAGACCTCTTCACCACCCAAGAGCTCCGTGGAGAGGGTGGCCACAATGTGCCTTTGCACAGTAAGTCCATTGCAGCCACATTGTACTGCACTGCTTATCAACATGTGGCTTGTTTTCGCTTTTGTCTGACCAGACTATCTCAACGCCCAATATTATGCCGACATTACCTTGGGCTCGCCACCGCAGTCGTTCAAGGTCGTCCTTGATACAGGCTCTTCCAACCTTTGGGTACCCGGCAAGTCTTGCACCTCAATTGCATGCTTCCTCCACGCGAAGTACGATTCGAGTGCATCGAACACGTACAAGGCCAATGGCACCGAGTTTGCTATCCAATATGGCTCTGGCTCCCTCTCGGGCTTTATGTCTCAGGATACTCACCATTGGCGA is a genomic window containing:
- a CDS encoding GNAT family acetyltransferase, producing MNIRRATPEDLPGMQACNLQNLPENYQMKYYMYHAMTWPQLSYVAEDHKGRIVGYIMAKMEEDRKEGEEPHGHVTSISVLRTYRRLGLAKKLMIQSQEAMATVYRAKHVSLHVRKSNRAAIGLYRDTLGFEVAGVEEKYYADGEDAYAMKLSLKYLN
- a CDS encoding NADH dehydrogenase encodes the protein MSTTTTIRFVRSLAPCLASPRGPSASFQGTRFLHTTTLRRNSALTNILGDGPAPAVQVKSAGETGIELADGLILPGACIFLAGRVFLWDVPTPNDRWSNWKLEHFEIFDVIVPKPELLLLGTGKSAMLLPPKFREYLSKAGVQIDTMDTRNACSTYNLLAEEGRRVAAALLPIHPRSWERK
- a CDS encoding alpha/beta hydrolase family protein — translated: MSTTVPTVNPSLVPLPPTPESENQLRTESTFGAFPARVGHLVEQVLKVGRGFGENLDDDPVVEPEPTTLRPGNVTVECVVFPSYETKGELQEAVERFVDWLTALTVQKEVAHHLKGGSGKAKIILCGHSMGGLIAAEALLSIARSRPDKDTPLWPWIVGIIAFDTPYYGLHPSVFSNSASKAADYVSAAQQAFSAFNSFRPTSPKPTSQPTRAAIMAPPTVAQHSRSVSPWATWAPAVGGAIIAAGTAYWKRNEVAQYGAQVVGVGTWLRDHMQYIGNLWDEQASKRRVDAIMELVEDGGIAFHNYYTVIPPSRKYPSERTFIILPPKGSLVAQKKVFIPAHNALAADEIAAHIGMFEAQTNDGYYSLGLRAAESVCGSVAVGREMGAKWDNLIGAGGTAAKQAMHQEEERIGVKREEEVQKLDRGQVPPIEPIPRDGEGGVANEALRKVADSPPTQQDPQLG